Genomic window (Anaerolineae bacterium):
GCTGACTTCCGGCCCCCGGTCTCTTGGCTGCGCTAAGGCCACCCTAGCCTCCCGATCTCCGTCCCTTCAATAGCCCCGCAAGCCCTCGCCGTACCCGGCCGACGACGGCTGTGCTGCGGTCGTCACGTTCCTCCAGTGGGATATCCAGGCTACCGCCTCGGCCGTTCCCGGCGCCACCGGCCGGCCCGCGCCCGAGAACCGGCTTCACCAGAATCCCTCCCTCCACCAGCTCAAGCTTGGCTCGGTCGTGGAAGCCCAGGTCCTCCAGGTATTCACGCGGCAACTGAAGCCGCCCCGCCGAGTCCAGAACCACATACTCCTCGTATGCGGCGAATACCGCCTCTTCGCCCGCTTCGTCCTCGGCGCCCAGACCCCCGTTGTCGGACTGGCGGACCGTCTCCGAGCTGGTGCGCCCATCCCGGATCGCCACCACCCTGTCCACTTGCCCAGCGATCCCTGGGTCGTGGGTGACGATCATGATGGTCAGCCCATATCGCTCGTTGAGCTCCCGGAAAGCCCGGAAAATGGCACTGGCAGTGACCGTGTCCACCTCTCCGGTCGGCTCATCGGCCAGGAGGAGAACCGGCCGGTTCGCCAGAGCCACCGCTATGGCCACCCGCTGCTGCTCCCCACCCGACATCTGGACCAGCCGATGTCCGCGCCGGTTTCCCAGCCCCACTGCATCCAGCAGCTCTCCCGCCCATTCCCGGCGCTCCTTCTGGGACGTGCCGGAGATCATCATGGGCAGCTCGACGTTCTCTTGAGCAGTAAGATAAGGAATGAGGTTGCGGGCCGTCTGCTGCCACACAAACCCCACCTTATTCCGCCGGTACCGGTTCAGAGCGAAGTCGCTCAGCTTCAGCAGATCCTGGCCGTCCACCAACACCTTGCCGGCAGATGGCCGGTCCAGCCCTCCCAGAATGTTGAGCAGCGTGGACTTTCCGCTCCCGCTAGACCCCACGATGGCCATCAGCTCGCCGCGCTCGACCAGAAGATCCAGCCCCTGCAGAGCCACCACTTCCAGATCGGCTACCTTGTAGATCTTGACCAGGTTGTCGCAGATGACGATGTGGTCGTCAGTGGCGCCCAGGAAATCGTTGTTCATCTAGGGAGACCCCTCCAATCCCGCCCATGTCCCGGTATGCCTCTATCCAGCTGTCTCACCGAGCTTCACCGCCTGGAATATGCGCATTCTGACCAGCATGTAGATCATGGTCACCACCGCGAAGACGAACATGGCCAGGAACACGCCGTAGATGTTGGCAATAGCTCCCCATGCCACCTGTACCTCGAAGGGCGGCG
Coding sequences:
- a CDS encoding ABC transporter ATP-binding protein, with amino-acid sequence MVICDNLVKIYKVADLEVVALQGLDLLVERGELMAIVGSSGSGKSTLLNILGGLDRPSAGKVLVDGQDLLKLSDFALNRYRRNKVGFVWQQTARNLIPYLTAQENVELPMMISGTSQKERREWAGELLDAVGLGNRRGHRLVQMSGGEQQRVAIAVALANRPVLLLADEPTGEVDTVTASAIFRAFRELNERYGLTIMIVTHDPGIAGQVDRVVAIRDGRTSSETVRQSDNGGLGAEDEAGEEAVFAAYEEYVVLDSAGRLQLPREYLEDLGFHDRAKLELVEGGILVKPVLGRGPAGGAGNGRGGSLDIPLEERDDRSTAVVGRVRRGLAGLLKGRRSGG